A genome region from Erigeron canadensis isolate Cc75 chromosome 3, C_canadensis_v1, whole genome shotgun sequence includes the following:
- the LOC122593267 gene encoding dof zinc finger protein DOF2.4-like — MVFSPVTPFLDHHNWQQQLQQSNNYQQENGGGVENPNFPSPIVPAQHGGGGSGGGGGGEGSIRPGSMVDRARQANLPMPEPGLNCPRCDSTNTKFCYYNNYSLTQPRHFCKTCRRYWTQGGALRNVPVGGGCRRNNKRKNRRSKSPSDQKGAKSSISGSPSRCTSTENIATSTHLRHPPSLQLPLIMSSYGGVGSNITSNLGGFHPQNEIGNFQLGTGGPNGNNFGNMLSSNGENWRIPFLAGFEVPNNNTNLFHYQSRGAIETPAASSIIDNSQADPPVKVEDNRGLNLSRQVNLGVSDNTNQQPWQVGNSWAEFSGANTTSSTPTTHFI; from the exons ATGGTTTTCTCACCCGTTACACCCTTTCTAGATCATCACAATTGGCAACAACAG CTACAACAATCAAATAACTATCAACAAGAAAACGGTGGTGGagttgaaaaccctaattttccttCACCGATAGTGCCAGCTCAACATGGAGGAGGAGGGAGTGGTGGCGGTGGAGGAGGAGAAGGATCAATTAGACCGGGTTCTATGGTGGATCGAGCCAGACAAGCAAATCTACCGATGCCTGAGCCAGGACTAAACTGTCCCCGTTGTGATTCAACGAACACAAAATTTTGCTACTACAATAACTACAGTCTCACGCAGCCTCGACACTTTTGCAAGACGTGCAGGCGTTATTGGACACAGGGTGGGGCTTTAAGGAACGTTCCGGTTGGAGGAGGCTGTAGGAGGAATAACAAAAGAAAGAACAGGAGGTCGAAATCTCCAAGTGACCAAAAGGGGGCTAAGTCATCCATAAGTGGAAGTCCATCAAGGTGTACTAGTACTGAAAATATTGCAACAAGTACTCATCTTCGACATCCTCCATCTCTTCAATTGCCCTTAATTATGAGCTCATATGGAGGTGTTGGTAGCAATATCACATCAAATCTTGGTGGATTTCATCCTCAAAATGAAATAGGTAATTTCCAATTAGGAACTGGTGGCCCAAATGGAAATAACTTTGGTAATATGTTGTCATCAAACGGCGAGAATTGGAGAATACCTTTCTTGGCTGGCTTTGAGGTACCTAATAATAATACCAACTTATTTCACTATCAGAGTCGAGGTGCAATAGAAACGCCCGCAGCATCTTCCATCATCGATAATTCTCAAGCAGATCCTCCGGTAAAAGTTGAAGATAACCGAGGCCTGAACTTATCAAGACAGGTTAATTTGGGTGTTTCGGATAATACTAATCAACAACCATGGCAAGTGGGAAATAGTTGGGCTGAATTTTCTGGTGCCAATACTACCTCTTCTACTCCTACAACTCATTTTATATAA
- the LOC122592648 gene encoding U-box domain-containing protein 13-like, which yields MAEERDNTNNNNNVGGGGGLMIQKLIDIINDVSIISDYRCTVKKLFSNLSRRLKLLTPLFEEIRDIINQSSSIPYHSHQSLISLFQALESAKELLLLGSHGSKIYLVLEREEVMKKYHEVTARLEQDLNGISVDELDISDEVKEQVALVLTQFGRAKGRTDAPDAELYEDLSSLYNKDVDVIENPAVLKRLAEKLQLTEITDLTHESIALHEMVTASSGDPEESLEKMSMLLKRIKDFVQTESSDISSPPGETSTLPGCTYQRTMVKSSKNGSIPDDFRCPVSLELMKDPVIVSTGQTYERSCIERWLEAGHRTCPKTQQRLTSTSLIPNYVLRSLIAQWCETNGIEPPKRATRSASACTPAERSIIESLIRKLNSVSPDDQRTAAGEIRLLAKRNADNRVAVAEAGAIPLLTHLLTAPDSRTQEHAVTALLNLSICENNKGSIVSSGAVPGIVQVLRTGSMEARENAAATLFSLSVIDENKVAIGSSGAIPPLVLLLSEGTQRGKKDAATALFNLCIYQGNKGRAVRAGIVPTLMGLLTEPESVMKDEALAILAIISSHPEGRLAIGQAEAVPVLVGFIGNGSPRNKENAAAILVHLCSADQKYLVEAQEVGVTGVLVDLLHHGTDRGKRKAGQLLEKMSRLAEVLCQAHDQTPTDAQGANS from the exons ATGgctgaagaaagagataatactaataataataataatgtcggAGGCGGTGGAGGATTGATGATACAGAAACTTATAGATATAATAAATGATGTATCTATCATATCTGATTACAGGTGTACCGTTAAAAAGCTGTTTTCAAATCTTTCGAGAAGATTAAAGCTTTTAACTCCGTTATTTGAAGAAATCCGTGATATTATTAATCAATCTTCTTCCATTCCTTATCATTCTCATCAATCCTTGATTTCATTATTTCAAGCTTTGGAATCTGCTAAGGAACTGCTTTTACTTGGAAGCCATGGCAGCAAAATTTATttg GTTTTGGAGAGAGAAGAAGTCATGAAAAAATACCATGAAGTTACAGCTCGTTTGGAACAGGATTTAAATGGCATTTCAGTTGATGAACTTGACATATCAGACGAAGTTAAAGAGCAG GTTGCACTTGTTCTTACTCAATTTGGAAGGGCTAAAGGAAGAACTGATGCACCAGATGCTGAGCTATATGAGGATCTTTCATCCCTTTATAACAAGGATGTTGACGTTATAGAAAATCCAGCCGTTTTGAAGAGATTGGCTGAAAAACTACAACTAACTGAAATAACTGACCTTACACATGAGTCGATAGCATTGCATGAAATGGTTACTGCGAGTTCTGGAGATCCAGAGGAGAGTTTAGAAAAAATGTCAATGTTACTAAAGCGCATAAAGGATTTTGTTCAGACTGAAAGTTCAGATATAAGTTCACCGCCAGGAGAAACTTCTACTCTTCCCGGCTGCACCTATCAAAGAACAATGGTGAAAAGTTCAAAAAACGGTTCCATACCTGATGATTTTCGTTGTCCTGTATCACTTGAGTTGATGAAGGACCCGGTCATTGTCTCAACAGGACAG ACCTACGAGCGTTCGTGCATTGAGAGATGGTTGGAAGCAGGGCATCGCACGTGCCCGAAAACACAACAAAGACTGACCAGCACCTCACTCATACCGAACTATGTATTACgcagccttatagcccaatggTGTGAGACAAACGGAATTGAGCCACCAAAACGGGCCACTCGGTCTGCTTCTGCCTGCACCCCTGCGGAACGTTCTATAATAGAAAGTCTCATTCGTAAGCTGAATTCCGTGAGTCCTGATGATCAGCGAACTGCTGCTGGTGAAATCCGCCTCCTTGCAAAACGGAATGCTGATAACCGTGTTGCTGTAGCTGAAGCCGGAGCCATCCCACTCCTTACACATCTCCTGACCGCACCGGATTCCCGCACACAAGAACATGCAGTAACCGCTCTTCTCAACCTCTCAATATGCGAGAATAACAAAGGGAGCATAGTATCTTCCGGGGCTGTCCCGGGGATAGTTCAAGTTTTGAGAACAGGTAGCATGGAAGCACGGGAAAACGCAGCTGCTACCCTTTTTAGCCTCTCTGTTATTGATGAAAATAAGGTGGCCATTGGTTCTTCAGGAGCAATCCCGCCTCTTGTGTTACTTTTAAGTGAAGGTACTCAGAGAGGGAAGAAAGATGCTGCAACGGCGTTATTTAATTTGTGTATCTATCAAGGCAATAAAGGAAGGGCGGTGAGGGCAGGCATTGTGCCTACTTTGATGGGGCTCCTTACAGAACCAGAGAGTGTGATGAAGGATGAAGCATTAGCTATTTTAGCTATAATATCAAGTCACCCTGAAGGCAGGTTGGCTATAGGTCAAGCTGAGGCGGTACCAGTTTTGGTGGGGTTTATTGGGAATGGGTCACCGAGGAATAAAGAGAACGCAGCTGCCATTTTGGTGCATCTTTGTTCTGCTGATCAAAAGTATCTGGTGGAGGCTCAAGAAGTCGGAGTTACGGGAGTATTGGTGGATTTGCTACATCACGGTACtgatagaggaaagagaaaagcCGGACAGTTGCTAGAAAAGATGTCGAGATTAGCAGAGGTGTTGTGTCAGGCTCATGACCAGACACCGACAGATGCTCAGGGGGCTAATAGCTGA